One window of the Pseudomonas lurida genome contains the following:
- a CDS encoding thioesterase family protein: MNLWFRLLFMLSRRPWRKPVHGLATTVVRMRVWPLDLDINRHVTNGRYFSLADVARMDFVLRTGAFRVALRNKALPIVGDTWGKFRRELKLFEVFEVHTRMLGWDPKWSLMEHRFVSNGRVVGVVVMRGLFRSAKGTLPPSDFVRELGLDETSPPLPQWLSDWAHSCDEMSVQLRGEEQA; encoded by the coding sequence ATGAATCTCTGGTTTCGCTTGCTCTTCATGCTGTCCCGACGCCCCTGGCGCAAACCCGTGCACGGCCTGGCCACCACCGTGGTGCGCATGCGCGTCTGGCCGCTGGACCTGGATATCAACCGGCATGTCACCAATGGCCGCTATTTTTCCCTGGCGGACGTTGCACGCATGGATTTTGTGTTGCGCACCGGCGCCTTTCGCGTGGCACTGCGCAACAAGGCGCTGCCGATCGTGGGCGACACCTGGGGCAAGTTCCGCCGGGAGTTGAAGCTGTTTGAAGTCTTCGAGGTGCACACCCGCATGCTCGGCTGGGACCCTAAGTGGAGCCTGATGGAGCACCGCTTTGTCAGCAACGGCCGGGTGGTCGGCGTGGTGGTGATGCGCGGACTGTTCCGCTCGGCCAAGGGCACCCTGCCGCCGAGCGATTTTGTGCGCGAGCTGGGCCTGGATGAAACATCGCCACCGCTGCCGCAGTGGCTCAGCGATTGGGCGCACAGCTGTGATGAAATGAGTGTTCAGTTACGCGGGGAGGAGCAGGCTTGA
- a CDS encoding LLM class flavin-dependent oxidoreductase: MSRQIHLSAFLLSGPVVHSHAVWRHPETVGNYLDPEYYARVAKVVEEGLFDFLFFADRLAVGDQMGGSREFALRYGAQDATRLDPLPILSYLVGKTSKLGLGATRSTTYYEPAHIAREFATLDHLSKGRAAWNIVTSMNDSEGRLFGKDKHLEHDLRYDRADEFVEVALKLWNSWGKDALKLDRQSGVLADPELIRSVQHQGEWFKVEGPLNIPRTPQGRPVLIQAGSSGRGRRFGARWAEAIFTIHPHLAAMRAFRDDVRAQVVQQGREADSCKVLTAVMPFIGGSEAEARAKRDQHNALARPELGLVTLASQLNVDLSPFPLSATLAEIAQSPLIHPAAAEKLLMQGPETTLEALGRIFASSVRVPQLVGTGAQVADQLAELFEQGGCDGFVISPGYLPGSFTAFVESVIPHLQRKGLFRRAYEGSTLREHLGLSELLG, translated from the coding sequence ATGAGCCGCCAAATCCATTTATCCGCGTTCTTGTTGAGTGGGCCAGTGGTGCACAGCCATGCAGTGTGGCGCCACCCGGAAACCGTCGGCAATTACCTCGACCCCGAGTACTACGCACGCGTGGCCAAGGTGGTGGAGGAGGGGTTGTTCGACTTCCTGTTCTTCGCCGACCGCCTGGCCGTGGGCGATCAAATGGGCGGCTCCCGCGAGTTCGCCTTGCGCTACGGCGCTCAGGACGCTACGCGCCTGGACCCGTTGCCGATCCTGTCTTACCTGGTCGGTAAAACCAGCAAGCTGGGCCTGGGCGCGACACGTTCCACCACCTACTACGAACCGGCGCACATCGCCCGTGAATTCGCCACCCTCGATCACCTGTCCAAGGGCCGCGCGGCGTGGAATATCGTCACCTCGATGAACGACAGCGAAGGGCGCCTGTTTGGCAAGGACAAACACTTGGAACACGATCTGCGCTACGACCGTGCCGATGAGTTTGTCGAAGTCGCGTTGAAGCTCTGGAACAGCTGGGGCAAGGACGCGCTGAAGCTGGATCGGCAAAGCGGTGTGCTGGCCGACCCCGAGCTGATCCGTTCGGTGCAGCATCAGGGTGAGTGGTTCAAGGTTGAAGGCCCGTTGAATATTCCGCGCACGCCCCAGGGCCGGCCGGTGCTGATCCAGGCCGGATCTTCCGGACGTGGCCGGCGCTTTGGCGCGCGTTGGGCCGAGGCGATCTTCACCATTCACCCGCATTTGGCGGCCATGCGCGCGTTCCGTGACGACGTGCGCGCCCAGGTGGTGCAGCAAGGTCGCGAGGCCGATAGCTGCAAAGTGCTGACGGCGGTGATGCCGTTCATTGGCGGCAGCGAAGCCGAGGCCCGGGCCAAGCGCGATCAGCACAACGCGCTGGCACGCCCAGAGTTGGGGCTGGTGACATTGGCCTCGCAGTTGAATGTGGACCTGTCGCCATTCCCGCTAAGCGCGACATTGGCCGAGATCGCCCAGTCGCCATTGATCCACCCGGCTGCGGCTGAAAAGCTCTTGATGCAGGGCCCCGAAACCACCCTGGAAGCACTCGGGCGGATCTTCGCCAGCAGCGTGCGAGTGCCGCAATTGGTCGGCACCGGGGCGCAGGTGGCCGACCAGTTGGCCGAGCTGTTCGAACAGGGTGGTTGCGATGGGTTTGTGATTTCTCCGGGGTACTTGCCGGGCTCATTCACGGCGTTTGTCGAGAGCGTGATTCCGCATTTGCAGCGCAAGGGGTTGTTCCGCAGGGCGTACGAAGGGTCGACGCTGCGCGAGCACCTGGGCCTGTCCGAACTCTTGGGCTGA
- a CDS encoding aliphatic sulfonate ABC transporter substrate-binding protein, producing MTFKTLIVAASLLFAAAAAHAEQTLDISYQRSSTLWILLKQNGQLEQRLKPLGFTVNWHEFSTGLLSSLNAGSVDLHADVADAFALFTQAADAPLTYYAQENSSPGAQAIIVQDPSPIHSIADLKGKTVAVSKGSGSNYLLIRALKKAGLTLADITPRYLEAPDGGAAFANGSVDAWVIWDPFLASQELDHHVRVIADGKDGLADYNRFYLATTKFAKAHPDVLQVTFDTLRETGQWVKAHPKEAADILGPLCGNIAPATVERANSRRSYDIIPVKLENLAEQQRIADTYHAAKLIPKALKINDITVWTPKP from the coding sequence ATGACGTTCAAGACACTTATCGTCGCCGCCAGTCTATTGTTCGCCGCAGCGGCGGCCCATGCCGAGCAAACCCTGGATATCAGCTATCAGCGTTCTTCGACCCTCTGGATCCTGCTCAAGCAAAATGGCCAGTTGGAGCAGCGCCTCAAGCCCCTCGGTTTCACAGTGAACTGGCACGAATTCAGCACCGGCCTGCTCAGCTCGTTGAACGCCGGTAGCGTCGACCTGCATGCGGATGTGGCGGACGCGTTCGCGCTGTTCACCCAGGCCGCCGATGCACCGTTGACCTATTACGCCCAGGAAAACTCATCGCCGGGCGCCCAGGCAATCATCGTCCAGGACCCATCACCGATCCACAGCATCGCCGACCTCAAGGGCAAGACCGTCGCCGTGTCCAAGGGCTCGGGCAGCAACTACCTGCTGATCCGCGCGCTGAAAAAGGCTGGGTTGACCCTGGCGGATATCACCCCGCGTTACCTGGAAGCACCGGACGGCGGTGCGGCCTTCGCCAATGGCAGTGTCGATGCCTGGGTGATCTGGGACCCGTTCCTCGCCAGCCAAGAACTGGATCACCACGTACGGGTGATCGCCGACGGCAAGGACGGCCTGGCCGACTACAACCGTTTCTACCTGGCAACGACGAAGTTCGCCAAGGCCCACCCAGACGTGTTGCAGGTGACCTTTGACACCCTGCGCGAAACCGGTCAATGGGTGAAGGCCCATCCCAAGGAGGCCGCCGACATCCTCGGCCCGCTGTGTGGCAATATTGCTCCGGCCACGGTGGAGCGCGCCAATAGCCGCCGCAGCTACGACATCATCCCGGTCAAGCTGGAAAACCTCGCCGAGCAACAGCGCATCGCCGACACCTACCACGCCGCCAAGCTGATCCCCAAGGCGCTGAAGATCAACGACATCACCGTATGGACACCCAAGCCATGA
- a CDS encoding aliphatic sulfonate ABC transporter substrate-binding protein: MSIRRPLAAVLGLLAFSVAVSADAQETVRIGYQKSSTLITLLKTQGTLEKALKADNIDVSWHEFPSGLPLLEALNVGNVDISADVADTVPIFAQAAQAKLTYFAQEAPSPSAQAIVVRKDSPIQQLADLKGKKIAVTKAAGTHYLLIAALAKAGLAFSDIEPAYLSPADGRAAFENNKVDAWVTWEPFLTSVQRQLPTRTLADGAGLASYKRYYLTGTPYAKAHPEVLKVVYEQLEKAGRWVKTHPQDAASVLGPLWGNLDVATVEAANAHRSYQVQPVTIDQLGEQQKIADAFFKAGLLPKAVDAQDVQTWKP, translated from the coding sequence ATGTCCATTCGTCGTCCCCTCGCCGCCGTACTCGGGTTGCTGGCCTTTTCTGTCGCCGTCAGCGCCGACGCCCAAGAAACCGTGCGCATCGGTTACCAGAAATCCTCGACCCTGATCACCCTGCTGAAAACCCAGGGCACCCTGGAAAAAGCCCTCAAGGCCGACAACATCGACGTGAGCTGGCACGAGTTCCCCAGCGGCCTGCCGCTGCTGGAGGCGTTGAACGTGGGCAACGTCGACATCAGCGCCGACGTGGCCGACACCGTGCCGATCTTCGCCCAGGCGGCCCAGGCCAAACTCACCTACTTCGCCCAGGAGGCGCCCTCGCCTTCAGCCCAGGCCATCGTGGTGCGCAAGGACTCGCCAATCCAGCAATTGGCGGACCTCAAGGGCAAGAAGATCGCAGTCACCAAGGCGGCCGGCACGCACTACTTGCTGATTGCCGCACTGGCCAAGGCGGGCCTGGCCTTTTCGGATATCGAGCCCGCCTACCTGTCGCCCGCCGATGGCCGCGCAGCGTTCGAGAACAACAAGGTGGATGCTTGGGTCACCTGGGAACCCTTCCTCACCAGCGTGCAACGCCAACTGCCCACGCGCACCCTGGCGGATGGCGCCGGGCTGGCCAGCTACAAGCGCTACTACCTCACCGGCACGCCCTACGCCAAGGCGCACCCGGAGGTGTTGAAGGTGGTGTATGAGCAGTTGGAAAAGGCCGGCCGATGGGTAAAAACCCACCCACAGGACGCAGCAAGCGTGCTCGGCCCGCTGTGGGGCAACCTCGATGTGGCGACCGTTGAAGCGGCCAATGCGCACCGCAGTTATCAGGTGCAGCCGGTAACGATCGATCAATTGGGCGAACAGCAAAAGATTGCCGATGCCTTCTTCAAGGCAGGGTTGTTACCCAAGGCCGTGGACGCCCAGGATGTGCAGACCTGGAAGCCTTGA
- a CDS encoding FGGY family carbohydrate kinase, whose protein sequence is MTNDTPLILAIDEGTSNAKAVLVNERGQVIARGSRALSIHHPQPGFSEQDPLLIWHSTLAAIEECLAQVDRPVTALAISNQRESVVAWDRRTGEALSPCISWQCRRSTALCAQLHEQGHEALILEKTGLALDPMFSAGKFRWILDHLEDGHARAAAGDICLGTVDSWLLWKLSGGQVFATDFSNAARTQLFNLHTCAWDPALLALFKIPLVALAPIQPSAGFFAETVAVGGLPAGIPVMSMIGDSHAALYGQGGFAPGLVKATLGTGSSLMTPMSGPIASTHGLSTTLAWHDGGQPTFGMEGNIVHTGAAVQWASRLVAGESLDALTEQAAQLPDNGGVYFVPALSGLGAPHWQADARGLICGLTEATSGAHILRASLESIGYQIRDVFEAMQQDIGSPLKELWVDGGATRNRWLMQFLANLLQRPVVRSLSPEVSALGAAHLAGRALGVWSSDDALGQLERQRERFEPQDDPAMAWRYSAWKKALARALL, encoded by the coding sequence ATGACCAACGACACTCCGCTGATACTGGCGATAGATGAAGGCACCAGCAACGCCAAGGCGGTGCTGGTCAACGAACGCGGGCAGGTGATTGCCCGGGGCTCGCGGGCGCTGAGCATCCATCATCCGCAGCCTGGGTTTTCCGAACAGGACCCGCTGCTGATCTGGCACAGCACCCTGGCCGCCATTGAGGAATGCCTGGCCCAGGTCGATCGGCCTGTCACCGCCCTGGCTATCAGCAACCAGCGTGAATCGGTCGTGGCCTGGGACCGTCGTACCGGCGAAGCCCTGTCGCCGTGCATCAGTTGGCAATGCCGGCGCTCCACCGCGCTATGTGCCCAATTGCATGAGCAGGGTCATGAGGCATTGATTCTGGAAAAGACCGGGTTGGCGTTGGACCCGATGTTTTCGGCAGGCAAGTTCCGCTGGATTCTCGACCACCTTGAGGACGGCCACGCGCGGGCTGCCGCCGGCGATATCTGCCTGGGCACGGTGGACAGCTGGCTGCTGTGGAAACTCAGCGGCGGCCAAGTGTTCGCCACTGATTTCTCCAACGCGGCGCGTACTCAATTGTTCAACCTGCACACCTGTGCCTGGGACCCAGCGCTGTTGGCGCTGTTCAAGATTCCGTTGGTCGCATTGGCCCCGATCCAGCCGAGCGCCGGCTTTTTTGCTGAAACCGTCGCGGTGGGTGGGTTGCCCGCGGGTATCCCGGTGATGTCGATGATCGGCGACTCCCACGCTGCGCTGTATGGGCAGGGCGGGTTTGCGCCGGGGCTGGTGAAGGCGACGCTTGGCACCGGTTCGTCCTTGATGACGCCCATGAGCGGGCCGATTGCGTCGACCCACGGGCTGTCCACCACACTGGCCTGGCATGACGGCGGCCAACCCACTTTCGGTATGGAAGGCAATATCGTCCACACCGGCGCCGCCGTGCAGTGGGCCTCGCGCCTGGTGGCGGGTGAATCCCTGGATGCCCTCACCGAGCAAGCCGCGCAACTGCCGGACAACGGCGGCGTATATTTTGTGCCCGCGCTGTCCGGGCTGGGCGCGCCGCACTGGCAGGCCGATGCACGTGGCTTGATCTGCGGGCTGACCGAAGCCACCTCCGGCGCCCATATCCTGCGGGCCTCGCTGGAGTCCATCGGTTATCAGATCCGGGATGTATTCGAAGCCATGCAGCAGGACATCGGCAGCCCATTAAAAGAGCTATGGGTGGACGGCGGCGCGACGCGCAACCGTTGGCTGATGCAGTTCCTGGCCAACCTGCTGCAACGCCCGGTGGTGCGCAGCCTGTCGCCGGAAGTCTCGGCGCTTGGCGCGGCGCACCTTGCGGGGCGGGCGTTGGGGGTGTGGTCCAGTGATGACGCGCTGGGGCAGTTGGAGCGTCAGCGGGAGCGGTTCGAGCCGCAGGATGACCCTGCGATGGCTTGGCGATATTCGGCGTGGAAAAAGGCTTTGGCCCGGGCACTCTTGTGA
- a CDS encoding transketolase family protein: MASEHLASVMVEAFIAAVDAGLDVVPVVSDSTSTAKIGPFVQRFPERLINVGIAEQSLVSVAAGLALGGKIAATCNAAPFLISRANEQIKVDVCYNQANVKMFGLNAGASYGPLASTHHSLDDISVMRGFGNVQIFAPADALECRQIVDYALRYQGPVYIRLDGKALPDVHAGDYQFVPGQVDILRQGADVSIVALGSVVHEAVDAARVLAEQGIQAQVINLSSIRPLQRDALLSALSGTRAVITVEEHNINGGVGSLVAEVLAEAGLGIALVRLGIGDGEYAAAGAREPTRALHNIDAAGIVAAATRLR; the protein is encoded by the coding sequence ATGGCGAGTGAACATCTGGCGAGCGTCATGGTGGAGGCCTTTATTGCCGCAGTCGATGCCGGCCTGGACGTGGTGCCGGTGGTCAGTGACTCCACTTCCACGGCCAAGATCGGGCCGTTTGTGCAGCGCTTTCCCGAGCGGCTTATCAATGTCGGCATTGCCGAACAGTCGCTGGTCAGCGTCGCGGCGGGCCTGGCCCTCGGCGGTAAGATCGCTGCGACCTGCAACGCGGCACCGTTCCTGATTTCGCGGGCCAATGAGCAGATCAAAGTCGACGTTTGCTACAACCAGGCCAACGTCAAAATGTTCGGCCTGAATGCGGGCGCCAGTTATGGACCGTTGGCCAGCACGCACCACAGCCTTGACGATATTTCGGTGATGCGCGGTTTTGGCAACGTGCAGATTTTTGCCCCGGCCGACGCGCTTGAGTGCCGGCAGATCGTTGATTACGCGCTGCGCTACCAGGGCCCGGTGTACATCCGTCTCGACGGCAAGGCGTTGCCGGATGTGCACGCGGGCGACTACCAATTCGTACCGGGGCAGGTGGATATCCTGCGCCAGGGCGCGGATGTGAGTATCGTCGCCCTGGGCTCGGTGGTGCACGAAGCGGTGGACGCGGCACGGGTGCTGGCGGAACAGGGGATCCAGGCGCAGGTGATCAACCTGTCGTCAATCCGGCCGTTACAGCGTGACGCGTTGCTCAGCGCCCTGAGTGGCACGCGCGCGGTCATCACCGTGGAGGAGCACAACATCAACGGCGGGGTCGGTAGCCTGGTGGCCGAAGTACTCGCCGAAGCCGGGCTGGGGATTGCCTTGGTCCGCCTGGGTATCGGCGATGGCGAATATGCCGCCGCCGGCGCCCGCGAACCGACCCGCGCCTTGCATAACATCGACGCGGCTGGGATTGTGGCGGCTGCCACTCGGTTGCGGTGA
- a CDS encoding transketolase, giving the protein MNAFQYDAHQIKEQARLIRRHVIRLNADSPAGGHTGADLSETDILATLYFRILDTGPERTEDPERDIYIQSKGHGVGGLYCCLAQAGYIPLDWLPTYQHFNSHLPGHPVRQKTPGIELNTGALGHGLPVAVGLALAAKMSGSKKRIYVLTGDGELAEGSNWEAAMAAAKYGLDNLFVIVDKNKLQLAGLTAEIMPLDPLDEKWAAFGFRVSECDGNDAGQLIQALESMQAKTGAPQVLIAHTIKGKGVSFIEARPEWHHRVPKGDEINAALEELSHGE; this is encoded by the coding sequence ATGAATGCCTTCCAGTACGACGCCCACCAGATCAAAGAACAGGCCCGCCTGATCCGACGCCACGTCATCCGCCTGAATGCCGACTCACCGGCCGGCGGCCACACGGGGGCCGATCTCTCGGAAACCGATATTCTCGCGACCCTGTATTTCCGCATTCTCGATACCGGGCCGGAACGCACCGAAGACCCTGAACGCGATATCTATATCCAGAGCAAGGGCCACGGTGTCGGCGGCTTGTATTGCTGCTTGGCGCAGGCGGGCTACATTCCCCTCGACTGGCTGCCCACCTATCAGCACTTCAACTCTCACTTGCCGGGCCACCCGGTGCGGCAGAAAACTCCCGGCATCGAACTGAACACCGGCGCCCTCGGCCACGGCTTGCCGGTGGCGGTGGGGCTGGCGCTGGCGGCGAAGATGTCCGGCAGCAAAAAACGCATCTACGTGCTGACCGGCGACGGTGAACTGGCTGAAGGTTCCAACTGGGAAGCGGCCATGGCTGCCGCCAAGTACGGCCTGGATAACCTGTTTGTGATCGTCGACAAGAACAAGCTGCAGCTGGCGGGGTTGACGGCCGAGATCATGCCGCTAGACCCGCTGGACGAAAAATGGGCGGCTTTCGGCTTTCGCGTCAGCGAGTGCGACGGCAACGACGCGGGCCAGTTGATCCAAGCATTGGAAAGCATGCAGGCCAAGACCGGCGCGCCACAAGTGCTGATCGCCCACACCATCAAAGGCAAGGGCGTGTCGTTTATCGAAGCCCGTCCCGAATGGCACCACCGCGTGCCCAAGGGTGATGAAATCAACGCGGCACTGGAGGAGTTGAGTCATGGCGAGTGA
- a CDS encoding ABC transporter permease produces the protein MDAKAIVQHPAELKPPHRPRLVKLLPSNIGGPLIGLVLLVLVFSFSSEFFFSLRNGLNILDQVTVLGILAIGMTAVIVIGGIDLSVGSVLAFSMMMLGWLYQDQAVPLGLAIPISIASGMLAGLVSGGLITYAKLPPFIATLTMMSVARGLANILTEGRQIVGYPDWFTSLATVRHFGFLSATVGLFLVMLVVAWVFLRFRAGGRNLYAMGGSPEVARLSGIKVRAITLWVYAISGALAGIAAVTLAARLDSSQPSAGLSLELDAIAAVVIGGASLSGGVGSIGGTLVGVLIIGVLRNGLNLLGVSPFIQQVVIGVVIALAVTIDTLRRRSSTAR, from the coding sequence GTGGACGCCAAAGCTATTGTCCAGCACCCGGCCGAACTCAAGCCGCCCCACCGCCCGCGGTTAGTGAAACTGCTCCCCAGCAACATCGGCGGCCCGCTGATCGGCCTGGTCCTGCTGGTGCTGGTCTTCTCCTTCAGTTCCGAATTCTTCTTCTCGTTGCGCAATGGCCTGAACATTCTTGATCAGGTCACGGTGCTGGGCATCCTGGCGATTGGCATGACAGCGGTGATCGTGATCGGCGGCATCGACCTGTCGGTGGGGTCGGTACTGGCCTTCTCGATGATGATGCTCGGCTGGCTTTACCAGGACCAGGCGGTGCCACTGGGCTTGGCGATTCCGATCTCGATTGCCAGCGGCATGCTTGCCGGGCTGGTGTCGGGCGGGTTGATCACCTATGCCAAGCTACCGCCCTTCATTGCCACGCTGACCATGATGTCGGTGGCCCGTGGCCTCGCGAACATCCTCACCGAAGGCCGGCAGATCGTCGGTTACCCGGACTGGTTCACCAGCCTGGCCACGGTGCGTCACTTCGGCTTCCTCTCGGCAACGGTCGGGCTGTTCCTGGTGATGCTCGTGGTGGCCTGGGTGTTCCTGCGCTTTCGGGCCGGCGGCCGTAACCTGTATGCCATGGGCGGCAGCCCCGAAGTGGCGCGCCTGTCCGGCATCAAGGTGCGCGCAATCACGCTGTGGGTGTACGCCATCAGTGGTGCGCTGGCCGGCATTGCCGCCGTGACCCTGGCGGCACGCCTGGACTCTTCCCAACCCAGCGCCGGGCTGAGCCTGGAACTGGACGCCATCGCCGCCGTGGTGATTGGCGGCGCCAGCCTCAGCGGCGGCGTCGGCAGCATCGGCGGCACCCTGGTGGGTGTGCTGATCATTGGCGTACTGCGCAATGGCCTGAACCTGCTGGGTGTTTCGCCCTTCATTCAACAAGTGGTGATCGGCGTGGTCATCGCCCTCGCCGTGACCATCGACACCCTGCGACGCCGTTCCAGCACTGCCCGTTAA
- a CDS encoding sugar ABC transporter substrate-binding protein produces MFSPKKLLLATALAAATLTAAGTTWAKDLTIGLAVANLQADFFNQIKQSVEAEGKAKGIKVITVDAQGNSSTQVSQIEDLITRQIDVLIYIPAGATAAGVPVKAAKAAGIPVIAVDRNAPDAPGDTFIASDSVAGAKTLAEYVGKLTDGKGRIAILQGQLGTTPENDRAKGFEEGLKAFPDLKVVAQQPAEWAQDKGFAVAQDLLQRDPNITVFFGRADAMALGAAQAVKVGNLDHKVVVVGFDGDVAGLKAVESGVLNATMTQQTQKMGRLAVASAIDLKAGKAVPKEQLLPTVLTTKENVAPFLQQHP; encoded by the coding sequence ATGTTCAGCCCCAAGAAACTGCTATTGGCCACCGCCCTCGCGGCCGCTACCCTTACCGCTGCCGGCACCACCTGGGCCAAGGATTTGACCATCGGCCTGGCCGTGGCCAACCTGCAGGCCGACTTCTTCAACCAGATCAAGCAATCGGTGGAAGCCGAGGGCAAGGCCAAGGGCATCAAGGTGATCACCGTGGATGCGCAGGGCAACTCCTCCACCCAGGTCAGCCAGATTGAAGACCTGATTACCCGCCAGATCGATGTGCTGATCTACATCCCGGCCGGTGCCACCGCAGCCGGGGTGCCGGTCAAGGCAGCGAAAGCCGCCGGTATCCCGGTGATCGCCGTCGACCGCAACGCACCCGACGCGCCGGGCGATACCTTTATCGCCAGCGACAGCGTGGCCGGGGCCAAGACCCTCGCCGAGTACGTGGGCAAGCTCACCGACGGCAAGGGCCGCATCGCGATCCTGCAAGGCCAGCTCGGCACCACTCCCGAAAATGATCGCGCCAAGGGGTTCGAGGAAGGCTTGAAAGCCTTCCCGGACCTTAAGGTCGTCGCCCAGCAACCCGCCGAATGGGCCCAGGACAAAGGCTTCGCCGTAGCCCAGGACCTGCTCCAGCGTGACCCGAACATCACCGTGTTCTTCGGCCGTGCCGATGCCATGGCCTTGGGGGCCGCCCAGGCGGTGAAGGTCGGCAACCTCGATCACAAGGTCGTGGTGGTGGGTTTTGACGGTGACGTCGCCGGGCTCAAGGCCGTGGAAAGTGGCGTGTTGAATGCGACCATGACCCAGCAGACCCAAAAGATGGGCCGCCTGGCCGTGGCGTCCGCCATCGACCTGAAAGCCGGCAAGGCCGTGCCCAAGGAGCAACTGTTGCCCACCGTGCTGACCACCAAAGAAAACGTCGCGCCGTTCCTGCAGCAGCACCCGTAA
- a CDS encoding sugar ABC transporter ATP-binding protein — MQAAALDTAQADAVLCLRNISKAYGPVQVLSQVNVDIRPGEVLALLGENGAGKSTLSSIIAGLVQPEAGGSMTWLGAPYAPASPGAALGAGIGLIHQEIRLLPQLSIAENIFVGRLPMRHGRVDREYMEAQAQIQLERLGLKVPASRKVEGLSVAAQQLVEIAKALTLKASLLILDEPTAALGGEETELLFKQVERLKAEGVSFIYISHRLEEIARIADRVLVLRDGRQIALHATAQVPVRELVEQMVGRSLERIFPALQAPQDRVMLQVKDLACREFALHGIDFSVRAGEVFGIAGVVGAGRTELVRTIAGAARDIQGHMVLDGEVRHLRSPFEAIQAGVVLVPEDRKQQGVVVEHRIEDNLIYGNTDLLDQRGWVLPAALREFARTAVARLGVKGAPQSRISSLSGGNQQKVIIAKWLARNPKVFILDEPTRGIDVGARAAIYEVIADLAAKGMAVIVVSSDLDEVLGLSHRVMVMSRGRQMGILERGEATPVSVMEMATA; from the coding sequence ATGCAAGCAGCAGCCCTGGACACCGCCCAAGCCGACGCGGTGCTGTGCCTGCGCAATATCAGCAAGGCCTATGGGCCGGTGCAGGTACTGTCGCAGGTCAACGTGGATATTCGCCCTGGTGAAGTGTTGGCCCTGCTCGGCGAGAACGGTGCGGGCAAGTCGACCCTGTCGTCGATCATCGCCGGGCTGGTGCAACCTGAAGCCGGGGGCAGCATGACCTGGCTCGGCGCGCCTTACGCACCGGCTTCACCCGGTGCTGCGCTGGGCGCCGGGATCGGCCTGATCCACCAGGAAATCCGCCTGCTGCCGCAATTGTCGATCGCCGAGAATATCTTCGTCGGCCGCCTGCCCATGCGTCACGGGCGGGTGGACCGCGAGTACATGGAGGCCCAGGCGCAGATCCAGTTGGAACGCCTGGGGCTCAAGGTGCCGGCGTCGCGCAAGGTCGAAGGCCTGAGCGTGGCGGCCCAGCAACTGGTTGAAATCGCCAAGGCGCTGACCCTCAAGGCCAGCCTGTTGATCCTCGACGAACCCACCGCTGCATTGGGCGGGGAAGAAACCGAACTGCTATTCAAGCAGGTCGAACGACTCAAGGCCGAAGGCGTGTCGTTTATCTACATCAGCCATCGCCTGGAGGAAATCGCGCGCATCGCCGACCGCGTGCTGGTATTGCGCGATGGACGCCAGATCGCCCTGCACGCCACCGCCCAGGTGCCAGTGCGCGAACTGGTGGAGCAGATGGTCGGGCGCAGCCTGGAGCGGATTTTCCCCGCCCTGCAAGCGCCACAAGACCGCGTGATGTTGCAGGTCAAGGACCTGGCCTGCCGCGAGTTTGCCTTGCACGGCATCGACTTCAGCGTACGCGCCGGCGAGGTGTTCGGCATTGCGGGTGTGGTCGGTGCCGGGCGGACCGAGTTGGTACGCACCATTGCCGGTGCGGCGCGTGACATTCAAGGCCATATGGTGCTGGACGGTGAAGTTCGCCACCTGCGCTCGCCCTTCGAGGCGATCCAGGCCGGGGTGGTGCTGGTGCCAGAGGACCGCAAGCAGCAAGGCGTGGTGGTGGAACACCGTATCGAAGACAACCTGATCTACGGCAACACCGACCTGTTGGATCAGCGCGGGTGGGTGTTGCCTGCCGCACTGCGCGAATTCGCGCGCACGGCGGTGGCGCGGCTGGGCGTGAAGGGTGCGCCGCAGTCACGGATTTCGAGTCTGTCTGGCGGTAACCAGCAGAAAGTGATCATTGCCAAATGGCTGGCGCGCAATCCCAAGGTGTTCATTCTGGACGAGCCCACGCGCGGCATCGACGTGGGTGCGCGGGCGGCGATTTACGAAGTGATCGCCGACCTGGCGGCCAAAGGCATGGCGGTGATCGTAGTGAGTTCGGACCTGGATGAAGTACTCGGGCTGTCCCATCGGGTGATGGTGATGAGTCGCGGGCGGCAGATGGGGATTCTGGAGCGCGGCGAAGCCACACCGGTTTCGGTGATGGAAATGGCCACCGCCTAA